The DNA window GTCAGGTCGTCGCGCTCCTCGCCCCGAACCCCGTGGACCGTCTGTTCCTGGCTCACAGGTTCACCTCCTGTCGGATCGTCTCGCGTTCGTCTGCTTCGAGACTCGAGATCACATAGCGGTAATGGTCGTTCTCCCGGAGGAGGTCGCTGTGGCGGCCCACGGCGGTGATGCGTCCGTCCTGGAGGAGCGCGACGCGGTCGGCGAGCATGACGGTGCTCGGGCGATGGGCGACGATGAGCGCCGTCGTCGACGCGAGGACCCGTCGCAGGGCCGCCTCCACGAGCGCCTCCGTGTCGACGTCGAGCGCCGACAGCGGGTCGTCGAGGACGAGGACCGCCGGGCGGGCGGCGACCGCGCGCGCCAGCGCCAGCCGCTGTCGCTGGCCACCGGAGAGGCTGAGCCCCTCCTCCCCCACGGTCGTCTCGACGCCGTCCGGCAGTTCGTCCACGAACCCCGCCTGCGCGATGTCGAGTGCCTCGCGGAGGACCCGCTCGGCTTCGGGCGAGTCGAGGTCCAGGTCGTCACGTCCGAGCAGCACGTTCTCCTTGACGCTCGCCGAGAAGAGCGTCGCGTCCTCGAACGCCATCGCGATGTGGCGACGCAGTTCCTCGCGGGTGAGCGCTCGGATGTCGATGCCGTCGAGCAGGATGCGCCCTCCGGTCACGTCGTACAGTCGCGTGGTCAAGGCGGTGATGGTCGACTTGCCGGAGCCGGTCAGCCCGACGAGGGCCATGGTCTCCCCCGGTTCCAGGCGCAACCGGACGCCGTCGACGACGTCACGCTCACGCGCTGGTGCGTCCTCGTACCGGAAGTGCACGTCCTCGAACACGAGCTCGCCCACGGGGTCGGCGAGGTGCTCGGGATGTTCCGGGTCGGTGATCGTGTTGACCGAGTCCAGCACGTCGAAGTACCGGTCCGTCGCCGATCGCGTGTCGAAGGTCATGGCCAGCAGGAAGCCGACCGACTCGATCGGGAACCGCAGGATCGTCGCCGTCGCGAAGAAGGCGAACAGCTGACCGACGGTGAGTTCGCCGATGGACGCCAGCCAGACCCCCGCCAACAGGCAGAGCGCGAACGCGATGTCCGGCAGCAGCACGAGCCAGAACCAGATGCCGGCGATCGCCTTCGCCTTCTCGATCTCCGTC is part of the Plantibacter sp. Leaf314 genome and encodes:
- a CDS encoding ABC transporter ATP-binding protein; the protein is MTPLGDDRRPVQPRQSTFRALMRIYPYAKTAMPRIVLGMVAALVAGLVALAIPLVLQALVDGPLSSGDSSQIWPAVIVVLALGVLEAVMIALRRWFVLTPGTHVEARMRNALFAKLQDLPVTFHDRWQSGQLLSRAVSDLGLIRRWISFGFVLLIVNGVTIIVGAVILFTWNWLLGLIFIALAIPVWIFGFTFEGRYSVIARRSQDQAGDLATAVEESVHGIRVLKAFGRGKHALQRFTSRAEDLRGTEIEKAKAIAGIWFWLVLLPDIAFALCLLAGVWLASIGELTVGQLFAFFATATILRFPIESVGFLLAMTFDTRSATDRYFDVLDSVNTITDPEHPEHLADPVGELVFEDVHFRYEDAPARERDVVDGVRLRLEPGETMALVGLTGSGKSTITALTTRLYDVTGGRILLDGIDIRALTREELRRHIAMAFEDATLFSASVKENVLLGRDDLDLDSPEAERVLREALDIAQAGFVDELPDGVETTVGEEGLSLSGGQRQRLALARAVAARPAVLVLDDPLSALDVDTEALVEAALRRVLASTTALIVAHRPSTVMLADRVALLQDGRITAVGRHSDLLRENDHYRYVISSLEADERETIRQEVNL